GATACTTGTGATCATTTTGCTGTTACGTTAGAGGGAGCTCACAGAGCTATGAATGATGTGCACGCTTGTTGGGAAGTTTTTAAACGCTTTTCTCAGGAAGTAGATATGAATACATACGTGAACAAATTGTCTTATCTTAAAAAATATGGTCCTCCTAAATGGACCCCCGATTATGCGACTCTAGTACCTACTGAAAATCGATACAAGCCTCGCTAAGGAATACATAAGATGAAGAATGAATACAAAGTGGATATCCCGGAAGAGCAGTAGTGAATACAACAGTTTACATCATACAAAAAAGCCACTGCCATCCATTTAATATGGAATGAAGGGAAGTGGCTTATTCACGCAATCACACGAATCCTTGCTCTAACGGTCAAAACTGCACCTTAGAAGTGGAAGGCAGAAGTGGAAGACAGAGAAAAGAAGCTATTCCTTACAAGAAGCTTGACTTGACATTCAATTAGCTGGTTTAAAGTATAACAAGCTAACATGCTTGTTTCTGGACGAAAGATTTCGTCAACTCAAAAAAACTCTTAACAGCTGGGGATAAACGTTTGAAGGAACTGGAAGCAACACCTATCGTTCTATACACTTCTTCGCCAACATAAGCGGTCCTAATTTTATCCATCTGCTTTGGTAAGGTTAATTCTGGCATAATGCTTATTCCAAGCCCTGCTTGGACCAACGCAACAATAGTATGGGCATCTCTTATTGTAAAAAGTGTATTAGCTTGCACATTTGCTTCTTTAAACAGCTTTCTGAGGTGCTCATCACACCCTTTTTTAGGCATAATAAAAGGTTGTACTCCAATTTGTTCAATGGATGGATCTTGCACCTCAGAAAGAAAATGCCCATCCGGGAGAAGTAACACTAAACGATCTTTTTTCAAAGGGTGGAAATCTAGAGAAAGCTTTTCTTCTTCAAGGATAAACCCCAAATCCACGGTTCCATCAGCGATCCACTCCTTAATTTCCTGGTACTCGCCCTCTAATAATTCAATGTCGATTTGAGGATGGTTTTTCTGAAATTGCCCTATGATCCCTGGTAACCAATGAATAGAAACACTCTCAAAGGTGCCAATACGCACCTTACCACCTTGTAATCCCATGATATTGTCTGCTTCTTGCTGCATTAGGTCAGTTTGATGCAAGATATGACGTATATAAGTGAGCATTTTTTCTCCATTAGCCGTCATTCTTGTACCCGAGCGGTTACGTATAATTAAATGAAATCCTAAAGTAGACTCCAAACCTGCAATCGCGTGGCTCACTGCGGATTGTGTTAGTCCCAATTCCTCAGCTGCTTTTGTAAAACTTCCTGTTTCCACTACTTTTACGAAAACCTGCATCTGGATAATAGTCATGATCTCACCAACTTTAATTAATATAATTCATATATATAATTATAAAGATTCATTTTACTAATGCAACAAAAAAGCTGTATGCTAAAAGTAACTCAAACAAAGTAGGATGGTGATTATTGATGAACAAGTCTTCGGGCTACAGCATGGGTATTACCTATACCATTGCAGCATATGCTGCTTGGGGTACCCTTCCACTTTATTGGTATTTACTCAAGGAGCTACCGGCAATCGAGGTATTTGCCCATCGTATACTCTGGTCCTTTGTTTTCGCATCAGTTATATTGTTTGTCATTGGGGGTTGGAAGCATTGTAAGCAGATATTGCTTAGTGGGGCAAAAACATTTTGGATGTTCATTGCTGCCATTCTTATTAGTACAAACTGGTTACTTTTTATTTGGGCAGTATCCTCGAGTCATGTGATTGAAGCAAGTCTTGGGTATTATATAAGTCCGCTTTTTAGTGTTATTTTAGGAATCATTTTTTTGAGAGAGAAGCTGGATCTCTGGAAAAACATTTCCTTATTGCTTGCCATTGGCGGTGTTGTGGTTATCATGTTTCAATTGGGAGGGATCCCCTGGATTTCGATTGTTATTGCTTCGTCCTTTGCCTTATATGGCTTAGTTAAGAAGCTTGTGAAAGTAGAATCTATAGCCTCAGTGACCCTAGAAACTATGTTCATTTTACCTATTGTTCTGTTCTATCTCTTCTATATTGGGAGAACTGGAGATAGTTCTTTTGGGCATTTATCTCTTCCTGTTACAATACTCTTGATCGGAGGTGGTGTTGTGACTGCATTGCCACTGGTATGGTTTGCAAAAGGAGCTCAACAGGTCTCATTAACCACATTAGGCTTTCTCCAATATATTAATCCGACACTTCAACTTCTCGTAGGTGTTTTTATCTTTCAGGAAACATTTACAAGGACACATTTTATGGGGTTTTCATTGATTTGGTGTGCACTACTCCTTTTTTCATTTTCACAATTGAACCTTATGCAGCGTTTAAAGGCAGAACCAATTAAAAAAGTAGTGTAGAAAAGTAGAAAATATGGAGATAGATACAATGAAGGTGGTGGGAGAATGTCTAGATTAGTAGAAAACTATAATGTATCCTTTGAACTATTCATCATCCTGTCTAAAACGTCTAAATTCATCATGGACCTAGCTAAGAAAGATATGAAGAAATATGATATGTCTCCTTCTGAGTTCATGATTCTAGAGGTTTTATATACAAAGGGTTGTGTCCCTTTACAGCAGGTTTGGCAAAGCAATCTTGTTTCTAGCGGGAGTATTACCTATAACATCGATAAACTTGAGGAAAAAGGATTACTACTACGTATTCCTTCTAAAGAGGATAGAAGAGTTATATATGCTAAACTTACAGAAAATGGGCATAATTTTTTTGATCATATTTTTCAGAAGCATAGCGCTGGGCTTCATTCTATATTATCCAGTTTAAATGATGATGAAAAACAACTGGTTATCCATCTACTGAAGAAATTGGGCCAGTTGGAGGAAGGGTGACTTCACCCCTCCGATCTAAAATGTCTATCTAACAAAAATGATAATAAGCACGGTGAACAGGATGATCCCTCCGAGAGAAATCCAAGCTAATGGTCGAGCAAAATTAACGGTCCAGCCTACACCAAAGCGTTTCTCAACAAATGTGGCAGGGTCCTTAGGATTAAAGTAAATCACGCCAAGCTTCCAGTAGCGATCTTCATCAATACTTTCAACACCAGCTGTTCCGTTATTGCTAGATATCCTTACTCTGCTTCCGCCTTGTCCTACCTTAACTGATAACCAGATCGTATAGATCATGATAATGGCCACAAAAAAGATTAGAAAGATAGATATAATCAAGTAACTGAAAGAGAAAAGCTGACTTAGTAAAGAGAAGCTGAACAAGCTAATGGTTAAAAAGCCCATGATAATCGTGAAGCGAGACCAGTGCTGTCTAAAAATAATATTCTGTTGTTTTGATTTTTCTGGCTGTGCGGCGTCCAACTGCTGCTTACTAGCTCCTATAATGTAATTAATGAATATGAACAACACAAGCATAAAAAATTGGATAGCGACAGGCCACAACACATTAGTTGGTGTTTTCTGAATGGTATTTGTAGGGTTTCCACTAAAGTCATATTGCATGACGATTTCATTAGGAAATCGATCATAAAGAAAAACAGCCATACCTAACGTCACTAAAATCAATAAGAAGTGAGGGATAAACCACAGGCTTGAGTAGGTTAGCTTTTGACTTCGAAAGTTCGAATCGATCACAACCACTTGTTTTGGTGAACTCCAGTTATGAATAGCTTTAAGCTCCTTCATTTTTCTATGGTGAAGATAATACACGACAAATGATAGAGAGCAAAAAAGTGGAATGGTGATTCCTATGCTTAAAGCTAGCTGTTGCTCCGTTAAGCTGCCTGCAAATACAAGAACCGTTAGAGTAATGACTATCCAGAGTAGTAGATTAATCCATGTATACGACCATCTTAATTTCTTTAGTTCAGGTATTGAATAAATGGATTCACTAATGGAAATACCAAAGCTTTCTGTTTTTCTTGTGAAAAAGGGGATAAAAGAAAGCGTTAATCCTACGGGTATAAATAAGATAAAAAGCATAGCATACATGATCCAGTTTTCCATCGTTTATTCCTCCTTTTGAGTAACCAATTCTTGATACAAGCTACGGCATAGCTTCAAGAATTCTTCTTCATCAACCTGCCTACAGATCGATTCAGCAACCATTGGTCTTAGCTGCTCATGAAGCTTTTGATAGTAGAATTCGTCTGCAGCAGGCATTGGGGTAGGTGATACAATGGCTCCCTTTTGACGATGAACCTGCAGGAAGCCCTCTTGTTTTAGATAGTTATAAGCTTTATTAACGGTGTGCAAATTAATACCTAAGTCAGCCGCTAGGGAACGGACAGATGGAAGCTCTTCAGCTGGAGCGAGCCTACCAGTCGCTATCCCTTCAATTATTTGATTCGCTAATTGAGTATAAATGGGCGTTTCTAGTTGAGGATTAATATGAATCAGCATAAGATCACCTCTCTTTGAACTATCTGTTATATATAGTATATAACAGATAGTATGAACGTGCAACTCCAAATTTCTTGAAGGTATTTAAAGGAGCTGTAAAAGAGAAGAAGTGCAGGGGAGGAGGTAAATATGGATAACAAAAAACTCGTCTGACCAGCTTAAACAAACAACCTAGTCAAACGAGAACCTTATTACGCTTATTTATTTGTATTGCTGTGTAAAGTTGCATTCTACTTATGCATTTACTTTAGTGCTGAGTACGAAGCTTACCCTTCATCCTTGTGGCAAACATCTCAAGTAAGATAGCGAAGAATAGAATGAAGTACGTAATCGTACCAATTTCCCGAATATCATAATAGAACGCACTAGCCATAAACATGTCAAAGCCAATACCGCCTGCTCCAGCAGCTGCTCCCATAGCTATAGCCACACCGAAGTTAATTTCAAAGCGCAAGAATGTCCAAGAAATAATATATGTGATGGAGGAGGGAAGGACCGCCTGAAAAACAATCTGCCACCAATTTGCTCCACTACCCTTCAGGGCCTCAATAACTCCCGAGTCCAGCTCTTCAAAGGACTCCGAATAAACCTTAATTAAATAACCTACGGAGTGGAACGTCATACCTATAACAGCGGCCACACTTCCAAGACCAGCAGCAATGGCAAAGATTAATACCCAAAGGACGGTAGGAACAGCTCGAATAAACGCAATAATCCCTTTAATCGCATTAGAAACATATTTGTTAGATAGGTTCTGAGCCGCAAATAGTCCTCCGAATAGAGCGATGATGGCTCCAAGCAAAGTAGTAAGCATAGCCAGAGCTAGAGTGATCAATACTTGATATAGCCCTTCCCAGAATGTAAAGTGCTGAAAGTGTGCTTCCGTAAACATTACTTTAAAGTTAACCAATGTCGATAGCAGTCCGTCCAATAGCGTGATATTTCTATAGTCAAACGTATAGAAGCCATATACGGTTAGCAAGCCTAGAACCAATAACGTAACCTGAGTGACGAATCTTGCTTTTGTAAAGGGCTTACTCTTAATTCGCCTAGACGGTTGCTCAAGGAGTACTCCACTTGATTTATGCTCAGACACTATAGAATCACCCTTCTTACGTAATTTGAAATAATCTCAATAGAAATAATGGATAGTACAATCGTAATAACGACCAAGCTAGCGGCACTATAATTTAAACTTTTATAATAAAGGTCGAAGGAAAAACCAATTCCTGTTCCCGTTAAAATACCGACTAATGTTGCGCTACGAATATTTGTTTCAACCATAAATAAGATCCAGCTAATTAACTGTGGGCTACTTGAAGGCATCACGGAATTAGAAATAATAGAAAAATAGCTTGCCCCCGTAGCTCGTAGCGCTTCAACAGAGCTATTACTTACCTCGTCAATGGATTCCATAAACGCACGTGTTAAAAAACCAAAAGAAACAAAAAACAGAGCAAAATATCCTGTCAATGAGCTTTGCCCAAAGGAAAACAATAGAATTAACGACCAAGCTGCAACGTCAATATTCCTAAATAAAGTAGCAATTCCACGACTAATTACAGCTAGAAAGTTGTTTGTCCTTGTTGTTTGTGAGCCAAATATGGCAAAAAGCAGAGCAAATATGGCGGCAACCGTTGTTGCGGCAATGGAGAGCAGAATGGTTTCAATAAGCTTCTCCATAATACGTGGTAGCCGTTCAAGGGATTTTGCATCGGGATAAAAATGACTTACTCCCCATTCAAACGCCTTAGGAATAGAAGTAATTCCTTGAATCACATCAAATTCTGTAAGAATCATAGATCCATATGTGATACCTATAATAGCAGCAATGACTAGTAATGTGTTTCTTCTCTTTTTAGCGAAAAAATCAGACGGCGTTTTTGGCATTGTTTTCTCCTGCTTTTCCTACTTCTTCTACATCAATAATTAATTCTCCCATTTGTGAGCCGTAAATCTCATGGATCTGTTCCATCGTAATTTCTTTAGGAGAACCATCATAAACAATTCGTCCTTTGCTCACGCCAATAATTCGATCTGAATACTTCAAAGCAACATCCACCTGGTGCAGGTTGACCAGTACGGTAATCCCCATGTTTGTCGAAATGTTTCTTAAGTGATCCATTATCGTTTTTGAGGCATTAGGGTCAAGAGAGGCAATAGGCTCATCACAAAGAAGCATCTTTGGATTTTGAATTAAAGCTCTAGCTATACCAACTCTTTGCTTCTGCCCACCGCTTAACTGATCACTTCTTTTATAAATCTGCTCATCCAGACCAAGAGTGCCTAGAAGCTCCACCGCTTGATTTTTTTCTTCATTATTGTATAAACCTAAAGCACCAGCCAATGTT
This region of Bacillus horti genomic DNA includes:
- a CDS encoding GntR family transcriptional regulator, translating into MLIHINPQLETPIYTQLANQIIEGIATGRLAPAEELPSVRSLAADLGINLHTVNKAYNYLKQEGFLQVHRQKGAIVSPTPMPAADEFYYQKLHEQLRPMVAESICRQVDEEEFLKLCRSLYQELVTQKEE
- a CDS encoding DUF1648 domain-containing protein — translated: MENWIMYAMLFILFIPVGLTLSFIPFFTRKTESFGISISESIYSIPELKKLRWSYTWINLLLWIVITLTVLVFAGSLTEQQLALSIGITIPLFCSLSFVVYYLHHRKMKELKAIHNWSSPKQVVVIDSNFRSQKLTYSSLWFIPHFLLILVTLGMAVFLYDRFPNEIVMQYDFSGNPTNTIQKTPTNVLWPVAIQFFMLVLFIFINYIIGASKQQLDAAQPEKSKQQNIIFRQHWSRFTIIMGFLTISLFSFSLLSQLFSFSYLIISIFLIFFVAIIMIYTIWLSVKVGQGGSRVRISSNNGTAGVESIDEDRYWKLGVIYFNPKDPATFVEKRFGVGWTVNFARPLAWISLGGIILFTVLIIIFVR
- a CDS encoding PhnE/PtxC family ABC transporter permease: MSEHKSSGVLLEQPSRRIKSKPFTKARFVTQVTLLVLGLLTVYGFYTFDYRNITLLDGLLSTLVNFKVMFTEAHFQHFTFWEGLYQVLITLALAMLTTLLGAIIALFGGLFAAQNLSNKYVSNAIKGIIAFIRAVPTVLWVLIFAIAAGLGSVAAVIGMTFHSVGYLIKVYSESFEELDSGVIEALKGSGANWWQIVFQAVLPSSITYIISWTFLRFEINFGVAIAMGAAAGAGGIGFDMFMASAFYYDIREIGTITYFILFFAILLEMFATRMKGKLRTQH
- the rarD gene encoding EamA family transporter RarD produces the protein MNKSSGYSMGITYTIAAYAAWGTLPLYWYLLKELPAIEVFAHRILWSFVFASVILFVIGGWKHCKQILLSGAKTFWMFIAAILISTNWLLFIWAVSSSHVIEASLGYYISPLFSVILGIIFLREKLDLWKNISLLLAIGGVVVIMFQLGGIPWISIVIASSFALYGLVKKLVKVESIASVTLETMFILPIVLFYLFYIGRTGDSSFGHLSLPVTILLIGGGVVTALPLVWFAKGAQQVSLTTLGFLQYINPTLQLLVGVFIFQETFTRTHFMGFSLIWCALLLFSFSQLNLMQRLKAEPIKKVV
- a CDS encoding PhnE/PtxC family ABC transporter permease, translating into MPKTPSDFFAKKRRNTLLVIAAIIGITYGSMILTEFDVIQGITSIPKAFEWGVSHFYPDAKSLERLPRIMEKLIETILLSIAATTVAAIFALLFAIFGSQTTRTNNFLAVISRGIATLFRNIDVAAWSLILLFSFGQSSLTGYFALFFVSFGFLTRAFMESIDEVSNSSVEALRATGASYFSIISNSVMPSSSPQLISWILFMVETNIRSATLVGILTGTGIGFSFDLYYKSLNYSAASLVVITIVLSIISIEIISNYVRRVIL
- the phnC gene encoding phosphonate ABC transporter ATP-binding protein yields the protein MTTLLEFKNVSKQYGSDTVALADVNFSVQEGEFVSVIGPSGAGKSTLLRCINRMIQASDGEIQFDGDNVLSLNKKGLRQLRTKIGMVFQHYNLVNRLSVIENVLHGRLGYKSTLAGALGLYNNEEKNQAVELLGTLGLDEQIYKRSDQLSGGQKQRVGIARALIQNPKMLLCDEPIASLDPNASKTIMDHLRNISTNMGITVLVNLHQVDVALKYSDRIIGVSKGRIVYDGSPKEITMEQIHEIYGSQMGELIIDVEEVGKAGENNAKNAV
- a CDS encoding MarR family winged helix-turn-helix transcriptional regulator; the protein is MSRLVENYNVSFELFIILSKTSKFIMDLAKKDMKKYDMSPSEFMILEVLYTKGCVPLQQVWQSNLVSSGSITYNIDKLEEKGLLLRIPSKEDRRVIYAKLTENGHNFFDHIFQKHSAGLHSILSSLNDDEKQLVIHLLKKLGQLEEG
- a CDS encoding LysR family transcriptional regulator — encoded protein: MTIIQMQVFVKVVETGSFTKAAEELGLTQSAVSHAIAGLESTLGFHLIIRNRSGTRMTANGEKMLTYIRHILHQTDLMQQEADNIMGLQGGKVRIGTFESVSIHWLPGIIGQFQKNHPQIDIELLEGEYQEIKEWIADGTVDLGFILEEEKLSLDFHPLKKDRLVLLLPDGHFLSEVQDPSIEQIGVQPFIMPKKGCDEHLRKLFKEANVQANTLFTIRDAHTIVALVQAGLGISIMPELTLPKQMDKIRTAYVGEEVYRTIGVASSSFKRLSPAVKSFFELTKSFVQKQAC